A window of Maridesulfovibrio ferrireducens contains these coding sequences:
- the panC gene encoding pantoate--beta-alanine ligase, producing MIIIKDPKELQQMSIDLRRQGKTIALVPTMGYFHEGHLSLMDAAQKKADKVIVSLFVNPTQFGPNEDLDNYPHDLQRDSDLARERGVDILFAPEKNEMYYPDHSTWVEVPGLATNLCGKSRPVHFRGVTTIVTKLFMTALPDIAVFGEKDWQQLAIIKRMVRDLNIPVEVVGHPIVRNSEGLALSSRNVYLTDDEKKLAPLLQKGLRTIKDLVDKGEHDAEILINKLTEFYKEMIPGSEIDYIQIVHPENITVIEEVSGPALCAVAVRFGKARLLDNLLIKR from the coding sequence ATGATCATAATTAAAGATCCAAAAGAATTGCAGCAAATGAGCATTGATCTGCGCCGTCAGGGAAAAACCATCGCTCTGGTCCCGACAATGGGCTATTTTCATGAAGGACACCTTAGTCTGATGGACGCTGCCCAAAAAAAAGCTGATAAAGTTATTGTATCTCTTTTCGTCAACCCTACACAGTTCGGTCCAAATGAAGACTTGGACAACTATCCGCACGACCTGCAAAGAGATTCAGACCTTGCTCGCGAAAGAGGTGTTGATATCCTTTTTGCACCGGAAAAGAATGAAATGTACTATCCCGATCATTCCACATGGGTCGAAGTTCCCGGTCTAGCCACAAATCTATGCGGAAAATCACGCCCTGTGCACTTTCGGGGAGTAACCACAATTGTGACCAAACTCTTTATGACCGCACTCCCGGATATTGCCGTTTTCGGAGAGAAAGACTGGCAGCAACTTGCTATAATCAAGCGAATGGTAAGAGATTTAAATATTCCGGTTGAAGTCGTAGGACATCCTATCGTCCGTAACTCTGAAGGATTAGCTTTAAGCTCCCGCAATGTATATTTGACTGACGATGAAAAAAAACTTGCTCCTCTGCTCCAGAAGGGACTAAGGACAATTAAAGACCTTGTCGATAAAGGTGAACATGATGCCGAAATACTCATTAATAAACTCACTGAGTTTTATAAAGAAATGATACCCGGCAGTGAGATTGACTATATACAAATCGTACACCCCGAGAATATCACGGTAATTGAAGAAGTAAGCGGCCCGGCATTGTGCGCTGTGGCTGTCCGTTTCGGAAAAGCAAGATTATTGGACAATTTGCTCATTAAACGGTAG
- a CDS encoding chemotaxis protein CheW gives MNEHDYVVFKVDSCKFAVSSSLVDKVELAVSLSPVPDAPYPVLGVVSDGGTIVPVVGVRRKIGNEERDVILSDRLLFSRLGDRKIAILADEVNDVIEIPPGMSQESNQIWPGVFYLKSFAGMGEDIILVQDLNSILNSEQEKTLSEALEAFVKQGEIDTDD, from the coding sequence ATGAATGAACATGATTATGTTGTCTTTAAAGTTGACTCCTGTAAATTTGCTGTGTCTTCTTCTCTTGTCGATAAGGTCGAGCTGGCGGTTTCGCTTTCTCCTGTACCGGACGCACCGTATCCGGTTTTAGGGGTTGTAAGTGACGGTGGAACAATTGTTCCGGTTGTCGGAGTGCGCAGAAAGATCGGCAATGAAGAGCGGGATGTTATTCTTTCCGACCGTTTACTTTTCAGCCGATTAGGGGACAGGAAGATCGCCATTCTTGCAGACGAAGTAAATGATGTAATTGAGATACCTCCCGGCATGTCTCAGGAATCAAACCAGATTTGGCCCGGAGTTTTTTATTTGAAATCTTTCGCCGGCATGGGGGAAGATATAATATTGGTGCAGGATCTCAATTCTATTTTGAATTCAGAACAGGAAAAGACTTTGTCTGAAGCTCTTGAAGCATTTGTAAAGCAGGGAGAGATTGATACGGATGATTGA
- a CDS encoding chemotaxis protein CheW encodes MKKNKNALELLNERAIKLARKITLAELETDTNRSGNSRDYVQFNLGSDAYAFDTSIVKEVLEPEEIVAVPCTPDFIKGIVSVRGHICPVIDLCSFLGLPGRDNRVDEVSGNKVLFLSSSEMGFGVLIDEITDVFSVLDEEIKPLSVGSAASDRFSVGIINERIVVLDGSKILIDPALIVNEVVGGSISNR; translated from the coding sequence ATGAAAAAAAATAAAAATGCTCTGGAATTGCTCAATGAAAGAGCAATAAAGCTTGCCCGCAAAATAACTTTAGCTGAATTAGAAACGGATACTAATCGAAGCGGAAACTCTCGGGATTATGTTCAATTCAATTTGGGGAGTGATGCCTATGCTTTTGATACTTCCATAGTAAAGGAAGTTCTAGAGCCTGAAGAAATTGTAGCTGTTCCATGCACTCCCGACTTTATTAAGGGTATTGTAAGCGTTCGCGGGCATATATGTCCGGTAATTGATCTATGCTCTTTTTTAGGACTCCCCGGCAGGGATAATCGGGTGGATGAAGTGTCAGGAAATAAGGTGCTTTTTTTGTCCTCATCTGAGATGGGATTCGGTGTTTTAATCGATGAAATAACGGATGTTTTTTCTGTTTTGGATGAAGAGATTAAGCCTCTTTCTGTCGGCAGTGCGGCTTCTGATAGATTTTCGGTAGGGATAATTAACGAAAGAATTGTTGTATTGGATGGTTCTAAAATTTTGATTGATCCCGCTTTGATTGTAAACGAAGTTGTCGGCGGGTCGATAAGTAACAGGTAG
- a CDS encoding tetratricopeptide repeat protein, giving the protein MNKDSLFKDGICLTPQDLIRYEHTLKDLIYEFLPFDSYSLYFPKPVAGKAQQPLATRYNLEEKHLMLPLKLQGRDLCYFIARGVNIKAPKTAPQYLEALATSSLEKILLYKTSITDSLTGMATREHFMVKLVKELDLIQNCMMPAPGGCKDPGIPTFSGSVGVVVLDLDNFQRINDRYGYTLGDSIVAEVGRAVSEAAFESVVCARLFEDKFAFLIPDGRPKVCAQLAEKMRLIVERIPVEDPVTGDILKISTSAGFANYPQSLSGPHFKRSATEQGRILMRKAAKAVATAKDSGRNCVFAYSDILQKGGKVLEVLPLQRLALSIGQSVDTREGGRFLVWSPDFQSGAQAKLTEDERISGTYPTMYKAEVVVIEVQEEIAFAEILHLSDTAWPVTAGDRLTLLDEKDSFFDAQAGPESSATPQRDIVTGLFRYKEFIGRYSRLRQNMDNFSVAVLRLAAGPADQGGNFQKLTDAEVQKVASRAENVFEVSHTGGRYSLNSLIYFFPKQDSDFVMEMILKLVRECETDFDIGLSAGLASFPFLNYRRSEILDNCRKGLDHAMMMEKPMVAQFDSVSLNIAADRLYVDGDIYGAVEEFRLALLADPDNILARNSLGICYAQLGKPEQARKQFEQVLEITPSNIMALYNLGWACQMLGNRETARDAYERCLELEPGNVFSLVRLGVLAEQDLGLDEAEQFYLKASELKGGDSLTMRHLARIAYARQDVEKAREYLHLALNANHNDAYAMNLLARLYLESGEDPQIAEVLARQSAALKPGKEEFWETLAMALEVQGKNIEAEQVRSRL; this is encoded by the coding sequence ATGAACAAGGACAGCCTTTTTAAAGATGGAATATGTCTGACTCCGCAAGATCTGATCCGGTATGAGCATACACTTAAGGATCTGATTTATGAGTTTCTGCCTTTTGACTCCTACAGCCTTTATTTTCCTAAGCCTGTAGCCGGAAAGGCGCAGCAGCCTCTTGCCACGCGCTATAACCTGGAAGAGAAACATTTAATGCTTCCTTTGAAGCTGCAAGGGCGCGATCTCTGCTATTTTATAGCCAGAGGCGTTAATATCAAAGCGCCAAAGACTGCTCCTCAATATCTTGAGGCATTAGCGACAAGCTCTCTTGAAAAAATTTTGCTTTATAAAACCTCAATTACAGACAGCCTCACCGGAATGGCTACTCGTGAACATTTCATGGTCAAGCTGGTCAAAGAGCTGGATCTGATTCAAAATTGCATGATGCCGGCACCGGGTGGGTGTAAAGATCCGGGAATTCCTACTTTCAGCGGTTCTGTCGGGGTTGTTGTTCTTGATCTTGATAATTTTCAGCGCATTAATGACCGCTACGGATATACTTTAGGTGATTCTATTGTGGCGGAAGTCGGTAGAGCTGTCAGTGAAGCTGCATTCGAGTCCGTAGTCTGTGCTCGCCTTTTCGAAGATAAATTCGCATTCCTTATTCCTGACGGAAGACCCAAAGTCTGTGCTCAGCTTGCTGAAAAAATGCGTTTAATTGTCGAGCGTATTCCTGTCGAGGACCCTGTGACAGGTGATATTTTAAAGATCAGTACCAGTGCCGGGTTTGCAAATTATCCTCAAAGTCTTTCAGGGCCTCATTTTAAGCGGAGTGCAACCGAGCAGGGCAGAATTCTTATGCGTAAGGCTGCTAAAGCTGTTGCCACTGCGAAAGATTCCGGTCGAAATTGTGTTTTTGCGTATTCCGATATTTTACAGAAGGGCGGTAAAGTTCTTGAAGTGCTTCCGTTGCAACGCCTTGCTCTCAGCATTGGGCAGAGCGTTGACACTCGTGAGGGTGGAAGATTTCTCGTGTGGTCTCCTGACTTTCAGTCCGGAGCTCAGGCTAAACTTACAGAAGATGAAAGAATATCGGGTACTTATCCTACTATGTATAAGGCTGAAGTTGTTGTCATTGAAGTACAGGAAGAGATTGCCTTCGCTGAAATCCTTCATTTGAGTGATACGGCGTGGCCTGTAACGGCCGGTGACAGGCTTACTTTGCTTGATGAGAAGGATAGCTTTTTTGATGCACAGGCCGGACCGGAGTCCTCGGCAACTCCCCAGCGGGATATTGTTACCGGGCTTTTCCGCTATAAAGAATTTATCGGACGCTACAGTCGATTGCGGCAGAATATGGATAACTTTTCTGTCGCAGTGTTAAGGCTTGCGGCCGGACCTGCCGATCAGGGCGGCAATTTTCAGAAACTTACCGATGCCGAAGTTCAGAAGGTTGCATCAAGAGCTGAGAACGTTTTTGAAGTTTCCCATACAGGTGGCCGGTATAGCCTGAACAGCTTGATTTACTTTTTTCCGAAACAGGATTCTGATTTTGTTATGGAAATGATTCTGAAACTTGTCAGAGAGTGCGAAACTGATTTCGATATCGGTTTATCCGCCGGGCTGGCGTCATTTCCGTTCCTGAATTACAGGCGCAGCGAAATTCTTGATAACTGCCGTAAGGGACTTGACCATGCAATGATGATGGAAAAGCCCATGGTCGCACAGTTTGATTCTGTTTCGCTTAATATCGCTGCTGACAGACTTTATGTTGATGGTGATATTTATGGCGCAGTAGAAGAGTTCAGACTGGCTCTTCTGGCTGATCCTGATAATATTTTAGCGCGTAACTCACTCGGTATATGCTATGCCCAGCTCGGTAAGCCGGAACAGGCGCGCAAGCAGTTTGAGCAGGTTCTCGAAATAACACCCAGCAATATTATGGCGCTGTATAATCTGGGTTGGGCATGTCAGATGCTCGGGAATCGCGAAACAGCAAGAGATGCTTACGAACGCTGCCTCGAGTTGGAACCTGGCAATGTTTTCAGCCTTGTAAGGCTCGGAGTGCTGGCAGAGCAGGATCTCGGACTTGATGAGGCGGAGCAGTTTTATCTTAAAGCTTCGGAACTTAAAGGCGGAGATTCTCTCACCATGAGACATCTCGCGAGAATTGCCTACGCACGTCAAGATGTGGAAAAAGCCCGCGAATATCTTCATTTGGCACTGAACGCCAATCATAACGATGCCTACGCTATGAATCTTTTGGCCCGGCTCTATTTGGAAAGTGGAGAAGATCCTCAGATTGCCGAGGTTCTTGCCCGTCAGAGTGCTGCTCTTAAACCCGGAAAAGAAGAATTTTGGGAAACTCTTGCTATGGCACTTGAAGTTCAAGGTAAAAATATAGAGGCTGAGCAGGTTCGCTCAAGACTTTAA
- a CDS encoding CheR family methyltransferase, which yields MIDFISDEKIDLLSQMVRDIYGLKFSPDRWNDLKAAVVKAGRELGKFKSAEECLDYLLSPQVGEKALELFINQLTIGETYFFRDPGTLEVLERDILLKINGNGSGRYGAVRVWSMACATGEEPYTVAMMCRRSKVCSEIFGTDIDSEALLKAAEGRYRKWSFRIESNNFKEVYFKPGAPNFFQLDQSIKDMVSFSRLNLIGDALPTYLWGMDVVLCRNVLIYFSENGVRLVLDKIWESLNSGGWLVVTPSESALVIAHGKFEHVSIGSVLVFRKNKEYLSKNFNEVLNNFYEKEFNELSDGDDLDDALNFDSDNYIFCDPEPDPLAHDRIEPYAASDLVSGPADNFVSPENLNPIEEACVLREKGDYAAALSLLKRSLDNNLPRSTAAEVLLAIAEIKADSGLLDEAAHWCNKSIEADRVASYPHFLLGQIRMAEGDFDAALCEIRKAVFLDGSFIMAHFVLGNIYLSQKNNSAAVRHFRISLQELEKIDKDMPVPHSDGATAGRLVEMIKLVKNNIV from the coding sequence ATGATTGATTTTATTTCCGATGAAAAAATAGATCTTCTGTCTCAAATGGTCAGAGATATTTATGGATTAAAATTTTCTCCTGACAGGTGGAATGATTTAAAAGCTGCTGTTGTAAAAGCCGGACGTGAGCTCGGTAAATTTAAATCAGCTGAAGAGTGCCTTGATTATCTTCTGTCGCCTCAAGTCGGTGAAAAAGCTCTCGAACTTTTTATTAATCAGCTTACTATTGGTGAAACATACTTTTTTCGTGACCCCGGAACGCTGGAAGTTTTAGAACGGGATATTCTGCTGAAAATAAATGGCAATGGAAGCGGTCGATATGGCGCTGTCCGAGTCTGGTCCATGGCCTGTGCTACGGGTGAAGAGCCATACACTGTTGCTATGATGTGCCGTAGGTCGAAGGTGTGTTCTGAGATATTCGGGACAGATATTGATAGTGAAGCTCTCCTTAAAGCGGCTGAAGGTCGTTATCGTAAATGGTCTTTTCGCATCGAATCCAATAATTTTAAAGAGGTTTATTTCAAGCCGGGCGCCCCCAATTTTTTTCAGTTGGACCAATCAATCAAAGACATGGTTAGTTTTTCAAGGCTGAACCTGATCGGCGATGCACTTCCGACGTACTTATGGGGCATGGATGTTGTTCTGTGTCGGAATGTGTTGATATATTTTTCAGAAAACGGAGTCAGGCTGGTTCTGGATAAAATATGGGAAAGCCTTAATTCCGGCGGATGGTTAGTCGTTACCCCCAGTGAATCTGCATTAGTTATTGCTCATGGCAAATTTGAACATGTAAGTATCGGGTCTGTTTTAGTTTTTAGAAAGAACAAAGAATATTTATCAAAAAATTTCAATGAAGTTCTGAATAATTTTTATGAAAAGGAATTTAATGAATTGTCAGATGGCGATGACCTTGATGATGCGTTAAATTTTGATAGCGATAATTATATTTTTTGCGATCCTGAACCTGATCCGCTCGCTCATGACCGCATTGAACCATATGCTGCTTCTGATCTTGTTAGCGGTCCTGCTGATAATTTTGTATCCCCCGAAAATTTAAACCCGATTGAAGAGGCTTGTGTTCTTAGAGAAAAAGGAGACTACGCCGCGGCCCTGTCTCTGTTAAAAAGATCGCTTGATAACAATTTACCGCGTAGTACTGCGGCTGAAGTCCTTCTCGCTATTGCTGAGATAAAGGCTGACTCCGGTTTATTGGATGAAGCTGCTCATTGGTGCAATAAGTCAATTGAGGCAGACAGGGTTGCCTCATATCCTCATTTCCTTTTGGGGCAAATTCGAATGGCTGAGGGTGATTTTGATGCAGCTTTATGTGAAATTCGTAAAGCAGTTTTTCTTGATGGCAGTTTTATCATGGCTCATTTTGTTCTCGGAAATATTTATTTATCTCAAAAGAATAATTCTGCTGCTGTGCGTCATTTTCGTATTTCGTTGCAAGAGCTTGAAAAGATTGACAAGGATATGCCTGTTCCCCATTCTGATGGAGCCACAGCAGGAAGGCTCGTTGAAATGATAAAACTGGTAAAAAATAATATTGTTTGA
- a CDS encoding lytic transglycosylase domain-containing protein, with amino-acid sequence MPRFLIALYLIVCGTIAFLMFIPINEEREFSQTFRHDVQQRVKLGSGQRISVAPLFNQVAQEFALQPEILRAIADHESGYNPWALNIEGQSIYPESKDEALAVLKKNKIKSYDVGLMQVNSYWLRKFNLSAAKALDPEENVRLGAWILRYCLDRYGYNWRAIGAYHTGSPDNLPERSKKYAVRVMEKYKKLLDKSQSNKK; translated from the coding sequence GTGCCAAGATTTTTAATCGCATTATACCTTATTGTATGCGGTACTATTGCGTTCCTTATGTTTATTCCGATCAATGAAGAAAGAGAATTCTCGCAGACATTCAGACACGATGTTCAGCAACGTGTAAAATTAGGAAGTGGACAACGCATTTCGGTGGCTCCTCTTTTTAATCAGGTAGCGCAGGAATTTGCTCTGCAACCGGAAATTTTACGTGCTATTGCCGATCATGAAAGCGGCTACAATCCATGGGCTTTGAATATCGAAGGGCAGAGCATTTATCCTGAATCAAAGGATGAGGCTTTGGCTGTACTGAAAAAAAATAAGATTAAAAGTTATGATGTCGGTTTGATGCAGGTTAATTCTTATTGGCTCAGGAAATTTAATCTCAGTGCTGCTAAGGCTCTTGATCCTGAAGAAAATGTCAGACTCGGAGCATGGATATTGCGTTATTGTCTTGATCGCTATGGGTATAACTGGCGGGCAATAGGTGCATATCATACAGGCTCTCCGGATAATCTTCCGGAACGTTCAAAAAAATACGCTGTCAGGGTTATGGAAAAGTATAAAAAATTATTGGATAAATCTCAGTCAAACAAGAAGTAA
- the cheB gene encoding chemotaxis-specific protein-glutamate methyltransferase CheB, translating into MIKILIVDDSISVRQFFTEFFSREPDFEVVGCAEDGESALRMVRKLKPDVVTMDVNLPDYDGFVVTRLIMEQNPVPIVIISAVYSASDAELGFKMLDTGALAFHNKPAINDKFFNEKMAEIIMSVRLMSEVKVVRRRIKLKKKDALSSPEGSDAFEYKRKNAAAKIVCIGASTGGPQAVKQVLLSLPNNFNVPVLIVQHISTGFLEGMVNWLSENTGHNVKIVAQNEILQAGVIYFAPEDHHIQISSKRRVSLSKGPAVNGICPTIAELFSSAAENLGDGVVGVLLTGMGRDGAEGLLDIRRKGGYTIAQDKETSIIFGMPGEAVKLGAAVSVLPLEKIGEDITRYVLESYGEER; encoded by the coding sequence GTGATTAAAATCTTAATTGTGGACGATTCTATCTCTGTCCGTCAGTTTTTTACTGAATTTTTCTCGCGTGAGCCTGATTTCGAGGTTGTGGGATGTGCTGAGGACGGAGAATCAGCTCTCCGGATGGTTCGTAAATTAAAGCCTGATGTTGTTACAATGGATGTTAATCTGCCAGACTATGATGGTTTTGTGGTTACCCGTCTTATTATGGAACAGAATCCTGTACCTATCGTTATTATCAGTGCCGTCTACAGTGCTTCCGATGCGGAACTCGGTTTTAAAATGCTTGATACCGGAGCGCTTGCTTTTCATAACAAGCCGGCCATAAATGATAAATTTTTTAATGAGAAGATGGCTGAAATTATTATGTCAGTTCGTCTGATGTCTGAAGTAAAAGTTGTTCGTCGTCGGATTAAATTGAAAAAAAAGGATGCTCTCAGTTCGCCTGAGGGGTCCGATGCTTTTGAGTATAAAAGGAAAAATGCGGCGGCGAAGATTGTCTGTATCGGAGCCTCAACCGGAGGTCCGCAGGCTGTCAAGCAGGTACTTTTGTCTCTGCCGAATAATTTTAATGTACCTGTTTTGATTGTGCAGCACATATCTACCGGATTCTTAGAGGGAATGGTTAATTGGCTGAGTGAGAATACTGGGCATAATGTAAAAATTGTTGCTCAAAATGAAATATTACAAGCTGGCGTGATTTATTTTGCTCCGGAAGACCACCACATTCAGATATCATCTAAAAGAAGAGTTAGCCTTTCAAAAGGACCTGCCGTCAATGGGATTTGTCCAACAATAGCTGAGCTGTTCAGTTCTGCTGCAGAAAACCTTGGAGATGGAGTTGTCGGGGTGTTGCTTACCGGAATGGGGCGTGACGGGGCTGAAGGTTTACTGGATATCCGGCGCAAGGGGGGGTATACCATTGCGCAGGATAAAGAAACTTCAATTATTTTCGGTATGCCCGGTGAAGCTGTTAAATTAGGAGCAGCAGTGTCGGTTTTGCCTCTCGAAAAGATAGGTGAAGATATCACTCGCTATGTTCTTGAAAGTTACGGAGAAGAGCGTTGA
- a CDS encoding response regulator, whose translation MSKIDGDLRERLLGAFRGECRERLQVLSSDFMKLEKRGDPKGAALLIESSYREVHSLKGAARAVGLGAVERFCQTLESFFSVLKKSGLIPSKEVAGSMIGWLDILEDLIHKEDSSEASLSSAPIVVALAKMKEFTESPALISCSVNSHNSESKSEVATKGDPDSSCDLAEITATPARMSMTETVRISSSFLTGLLLQTEDLLSTRNSQKLRAQEADDLNSKFSEFSKFFKEIITEKKSSANENEASFYLKMEKNVESFSKRLGQLASVSYKAHWELSSKVDTLLSEFKSSMLLPFSSLLDDFPRIVRTLSAETGKQCEFKVSGDNVRIDRRVLEMFHDPLMHMVRNSVGHGIEIPEDRLAKGKPSAGKFFIDITQTERDVVKIVIGDDGRGIDSEKIKGLALKQGLFSKEEASELDRRSALELIFLSGMSTSDIITDISGRGLGMAIVRDAVESLGGSVAVTSVLGQGVRFVLNIPVALTSFRGIVVESCGQKFVVPKSGVRKVVLVRQEDIQSVSSRESIVYSDRPIPIISLSDVLELDSGKVEKNTFPAFIMGEGVKTVAVSMDELYGEQDVMAKAMGPLLKRVRNVSGFSVLGSGRLVPILHAPDMIRTALGVSSGAKGQTFSHQKGEKTVKTILVAEDSITSRTLLKNVLEAAGYRVLTAVDGLDALNKIKAELPDLLVTDVEMPHMDGFTLTSEVRKMSGSANLPIVLVTSLGSQEHREKGVEAGADAYIIKSSFDQGNLLEVIQRLA comes from the coding sequence ATGTCCAAGATTGACGGAGATTTACGAGAAAGGCTTCTCGGAGCTTTCAGAGGGGAGTGCAGAGAACGGCTGCAGGTTCTTTCTTCTGATTTTATGAAGTTGGAAAAAAGAGGAGATCCAAAGGGGGCAGCTCTTTTGATTGAATCTTCATATCGTGAAGTACATAGTTTGAAAGGGGCTGCAAGAGCTGTCGGACTTGGCGCTGTTGAGCGTTTCTGCCAGACGTTGGAATCTTTTTTTTCTGTTCTTAAGAAAAGTGGTCTTATTCCGTCAAAGGAAGTAGCCGGTTCAATGATCGGTTGGCTCGATATCCTTGAAGATCTTATTCATAAAGAAGATAGCTCCGAAGCTAGTCTTTCTTCTGCTCCTATAGTTGTAGCTCTTGCAAAAATGAAAGAATTTACTGAATCTCCCGCTCTTATTTCCTGCTCAGTCAATTCTCACAATTCTGAATCTAAATCTGAAGTTGCAACTAAGGGCGATCCTGATTCAAGCTGTGATTTAGCTGAAATCACGGCTACTCCAGCTAGGATGTCCATGACTGAGACGGTCAGGATTAGTTCTTCATTTCTTACAGGTTTGTTGTTGCAGACAGAAGATCTGCTTTCCACTCGAAATTCTCAAAAATTAAGAGCTCAGGAAGCGGATGATTTAAATAGTAAATTTTCAGAGTTTTCAAAATTTTTTAAAGAGATTATTACAGAAAAGAAAAGTTCTGCGAATGAAAATGAAGCTTCTTTTTATTTAAAGATGGAGAAAAATGTTGAGTCGTTTTCAAAAAGACTCGGTCAGCTTGCTTCTGTCTCCTACAAAGCCCATTGGGAATTATCTTCTAAAGTGGATACGCTTTTAAGTGAATTCAAGAGTTCTATGCTGCTACCCTTTTCTTCTTTGCTGGATGATTTTCCTCGGATAGTCAGAACGCTCAGTGCGGAGACGGGTAAGCAATGCGAGTTTAAAGTCAGTGGTGATAATGTTAGGATTGATCGCAGAGTCCTTGAGATGTTCCATGATCCTCTTATGCACATGGTACGTAATTCGGTTGGTCATGGTATTGAAATTCCCGAAGACAGGTTGGCAAAAGGAAAGCCTTCTGCCGGGAAATTTTTTATTGATATTACGCAGACTGAGCGAGATGTCGTCAAAATTGTAATCGGAGATGATGGGCGGGGAATTGACTCAGAAAAAATAAAGGGACTTGCATTGAAGCAGGGGCTGTTCAGTAAAGAAGAAGCTTCTGAGTTGGACCGTCGATCTGCATTGGAGTTGATCTTTCTTTCCGGTATGTCCACCAGTGATATTATTACAGATATTTCAGGAAGAGGCCTTGGGATGGCTATCGTCCGCGACGCAGTCGAGTCTCTTGGTGGAAGTGTCGCGGTTACGAGTGTTTTGGGGCAAGGGGTAAGGTTTGTTTTGAATATCCCCGTTGCGTTGACTTCGTTCAGAGGGATTGTTGTTGAATCGTGCGGGCAAAAATTTGTTGTTCCGAAATCCGGGGTGAGAAAGGTTGTGCTGGTCCGGCAGGAAGATATTCAATCAGTCAGCAGCAGAGAATCAATTGTCTATTCCGACCGGCCAATTCCTATTATTAGTCTTTCCGATGTGCTGGAACTTGATTCTGGAAAAGTTGAAAAAAATACATTTCCAGCCTTTATAATGGGGGAAGGAGTAAAGACTGTAGCTGTCAGTATGGATGAGCTTTATGGCGAACAAGATGTTATGGCCAAAGCTATGGGGCCGCTTTTGAAAAGAGTGCGTAATGTTTCTGGGTTCAGCGTGCTTGGCTCGGGAAGACTTGTGCCCATTTTACATGCTCCGGATATGATTCGCACTGCTCTTGGCGTAAGTTCCGGCGCTAAGGGGCAAACATTTTCACATCAAAAAGGTGAGAAAACGGTCAAAACAATTCTTGTTGCAGAGGATTCTATTACTTCGCGTACGCTTCTTAAAAATGTTCTTGAAGCCGCAGGATATAGAGTCCTTACAGCTGTAGACGGTCTTGATGCACTTAATAAAATCAAGGCTGAGTTGCCGGATCTTCTTGTTACTGATGTTGAAATGCCGCATATGGACGGTTTTACTCTCACATCTGAAGTTAGAAAAATGTCCGGCAGTGCTAATTTGCCGATAGTTTTGGTAACGTCATTAGGATCACAGGAGCATCGCGAAAAAGGGGTTGAGGCTGGTGCAGATGCTTATATAATCAAGTCTAGTTTTGATCAGGGTAATTTGCTTGAGGTTATTCAACGCTTAGCTTAA